A window from Neodiprion fabricii isolate iyNeoFabr1 chromosome 2, iyNeoFabr1.1, whole genome shotgun sequence encodes these proteins:
- the LOC124175296 gene encoding transmembrane protein 223, which yields MLGCAIADGIFSKQSLLLRGQSVARQWTWPCVKGGSQAIRCKLTVPSLRLLGTFAPGFRFASFSRFSRSGGTPGPSFNQAREVQTNKPYEIPTNLSADAILYKNENRKLFKLLNIFAISQLIFWTYLAHFIYTMLKDTPVSKSQADNLPWWRSINFGEKKIRTILSVCTFLIGYAMFAFAWMHTLKSVKYLVLRKGGNKLTFITHTPFGGTRTRTVPLDKVCCKLNRAEAKVHLPIKVKGDMMHYILDMRGRFTNPKLFDFTAGLQRPI from the exons ATGCTCGGATGTGCGATAGCCGATGGGATATTTTCGAAGCAGAGTTTGTTGCTGCGGGGACAGAGCGTTGCGAGACAATGGACATGGCCTTGTGTGAAAGGTGGGTCGCAGGCAATTCGATGTAAATTAACGGTGCCGAGCCTTCGACTTCTCGGGACGTTTGCGCCGGGCTTCCGTTTTGCGTCGTTTTCTCGGTTTTCACGGTCAGGCGGCACGCCGGGCCCGTCGTTCAATCAGGCGCGGGAAGTTCAAACGAACAAACCATACGAAATACCCACGAATTTGTCAGCGGACGCGATACTGTACAAGAACGAGAATAGAAAACTGTTTAAGCTCCTCAACATTTTTGCTATTTCccaattaatattttggacATATTTGGCCCACTTTATTTATACCATGCTGAAGGATACCCCTGTAAGCAAATCCCAGGCCGATAATTTACCCTGGTGGAGGAGTATCAACTTTGGCGAAAAAAAGATTCGGACCATTCTCTCTGTATGCACATTTCTAATcg GGTACGCGATGTTCGCGTTTGCATGGATGCATACATTGAAGTCCGTTAAATATCTCGTCTTGCGCAAGGGTGGAAATAAGCTCACCTTCATTACGCACACTCCGTTTGGAGGGACCAGGACGAGGACGGTTCCCCTGGAtaag GTATGTTGCAAGCTGAACAGAGCCGAAGCAAAAGTTCACCTCCCGATAAAAGTGAAAGGAGATATGATGCATTACATTCTTGACATGCGAGGGCGATTCACGAATCCGAAACTTTTCGACTTCACGGCCGGCCTGCAAAGACCGATATAG
- the LOC124175294 gene encoding JNK-interacting protein 1 isoform X2: protein MADSEFEEFRHYFERLPQHLKAPISNYTLVHDVMVDDSPTSSQGSDGDVGQNGAAVDSEDDEVVALIHRHGNHSEQSSGDDDEELDHHCSIVADSDFSRRRSVSGAGGGQGRSEGGGCGRESVISDVGDSCSSLSSWPTPEHVPSNRSGSGCTASGERRRRRLPEIPKTKKSVSMCHSSLHSSPSLADELGAATSTAGRPHLVLRKYHPRLRHEDSSPDSERMTTDSGHSTAHSPDNGPKSVSPIPCSTVQNTNSVSPSSTPGSGGVPFTQLELLEATHRGLHKFVPRHHDEIDLEIGDPIYVQKEADDLWCEGVNLRTGRQGIFPSAYAVDMDYSDFDPSAPKVKRERYLLGYLGSVETLAHKGTGVVCQAVRRIVGAPSQESPASQSCILEVSDQGLRMVDRSKPQKNRGPCHDYFYSLKNVSFCAFHPRDHRYLGFITKHPTLQRFACHVFIGQESTRPVAEAVGRAFHRFYTKFIETAFPIEDIYIE from the exons ATGGCTGATTCAGAGTTTGAAGAATTCCGGCATTACTTTGAGAGACTGCCTCAACATCTCAAGGCACCGATATCAAATTACAC ACTGGTCCACGATGTCATGGTCGACGATTCACCGACGTCCTCGCAGGGCAGCGACGGAGACGTCGGTCAGAATGGTGCAGCCGTGGACTCGGAGGACGACGAGGTTGTCGCGCTTATTCATCGTCACGGAAACCACAGCGAGCAGAGCTCAggagacgacgacgaagagCTAGACCACCACTGTTCCATCGTAGCTGACAGCGACTTTAG TAGGAGGCGATCGGTTTCCGGGGCTGGAGGAGGACAAGGAAGATCGGAAGGTGGAGGCTGCGGCAGGGAGAGTGTAATCAGTGACGTAGGTGACTCCTGCTCGAGCCTCAGCTCCTGGCCCACTCCGGAACACGTGCCGTCAAATCGTAGCGGAAGCGGGTGCACCGCAAGCGGCGAACGCAGGCGGAGACGACTTCCGGAGATTCCAAAGACGAAAAAAT CCGTGTCGATGTGCCATTCGTCTCTTCACTCGTCTCCGTCGCTCGCCGACGAGCTGGGGGCGGCAACGTCAACGGCGGGACGGCCGCATCTCGTTCTGAGGAAGTATCATCCGCGTCTCCGTCACGAGGATAGTTCCCCGGACAGCGAGAGAATGACGACGGACAGTGGCCACTCCACCGCTCATTCCCCAGACAACGGGCCCAAGAGTGTGTCTCCAATTCCGTGCAGTACCGTACAGAATACGAACTCAGTCTCGCCGAGCAGCACGCCAG GTAGCGGTGGAGTTCCTTTCACGCAGCTGGAACTACTGGAGGCGACTCATCGCGGGCTGCACAAGTTTGTGCCGCGACATCACGACGAAATCGACTTAGAGATCGGGGACCCGATATACGTGCAGAAGGAGGCTGACGATCTTTGGTGCGAAG GTGTGAACCTGAGGACTGGCAGACAAGGTATCTTCCCTTCGGCTTACGCGGTGGACATGGACTACAGCGACTTCGATCCTTCGGCTCCGAAGGTGAAACGGGAACGATACCTACTGGGATACCTCGGATCGGTGGAGACTCTTGCTCACAAAGGAACGGGCGTCGTCTGCCAAGCCGTTCGCAGAATCGTCGGTGCCCCGAGTCAGGAATCGCCCGCGTCTCAGAGTTGCATTCTAGAAGTGTCTGACCAGGGTTTGCGGATGGTCGACCGGAGCAAACCGCAG AAAAATCGAGGCCCTTGCCACGACTACTTCTACTCGCTGAAGAACGTCTCGTTTTGCGCTTTTCATCCACGGGACCATCGCTATCTCGGATTCATAACGAAACACCCAACGCTCCAGAGGTTCGCCTGTCACGTATTTATTGGCCAAGAGTCGACGCGACCTGTTGCCGAAGCAGTTGG GAGAGCCTTTCACCGGTTCTACACGAAATTCATCGAGACTGCTTTCCCCATAGAGGACATCTACATAGAGTAA
- the LOC124175294 gene encoding JNK-interacting protein 1 isoform X1 yields MADSEFEEFRHYFERLPQHLKAPISNYTLVHDVMVDDSPTSSQGSDGDVGQNGAAVDSEDDEVVALIHRHGNHSEQSSGDDDEELDHHCSIVADSDFSLFGGLSSRRRSVSGAGGGQGRSEGGGCGRESVISDVGDSCSSLSSWPTPEHVPSNRSGSGCTASGERRRRRLPEIPKTKKSVSMCHSSLHSSPSLADELGAATSTAGRPHLVLRKYHPRLRHEDSSPDSERMTTDSGHSTAHSPDNGPKSVSPIPCSTVQNTNSVSPSSTPGSGGVPFTQLELLEATHRGLHKFVPRHHDEIDLEIGDPIYVQKEADDLWCEGVNLRTGRQGIFPSAYAVDMDYSDFDPSAPKVKRERYLLGYLGSVETLAHKGTGVVCQAVRRIVGAPSQESPASQSCILEVSDQGLRMVDRSKPQKNRGPCHDYFYSLKNVSFCAFHPRDHRYLGFITKHPTLQRFACHVFIGQESTRPVAEAVGRAFHRFYTKFIETAFPIEDIYIE; encoded by the exons ATGGCTGATTCAGAGTTTGAAGAATTCCGGCATTACTTTGAGAGACTGCCTCAACATCTCAAGGCACCGATATCAAATTACAC ACTGGTCCACGATGTCATGGTCGACGATTCACCGACGTCCTCGCAGGGCAGCGACGGAGACGTCGGTCAGAATGGTGCAGCCGTGGACTCGGAGGACGACGAGGTTGTCGCGCTTATTCATCGTCACGGAAACCACAGCGAGCAGAGCTCAggagacgacgacgaagagCTAGACCACCACTGTTCCATCGTAGCTGACAGCGACTTTAG CTTGTTCGGTGGACTGAGCAGTAGGAGGCGATCGGTTTCCGGGGCTGGAGGAGGACAAGGAAGATCGGAAGGTGGAGGCTGCGGCAGGGAGAGTGTAATCAGTGACGTAGGTGACTCCTGCTCGAGCCTCAGCTCCTGGCCCACTCCGGAACACGTGCCGTCAAATCGTAGCGGAAGCGGGTGCACCGCAAGCGGCGAACGCAGGCGGAGACGACTTCCGGAGATTCCAAAGACGAAAAAAT CCGTGTCGATGTGCCATTCGTCTCTTCACTCGTCTCCGTCGCTCGCCGACGAGCTGGGGGCGGCAACGTCAACGGCGGGACGGCCGCATCTCGTTCTGAGGAAGTATCATCCGCGTCTCCGTCACGAGGATAGTTCCCCGGACAGCGAGAGAATGACGACGGACAGTGGCCACTCCACCGCTCATTCCCCAGACAACGGGCCCAAGAGTGTGTCTCCAATTCCGTGCAGTACCGTACAGAATACGAACTCAGTCTCGCCGAGCAGCACGCCAG GTAGCGGTGGAGTTCCTTTCACGCAGCTGGAACTACTGGAGGCGACTCATCGCGGGCTGCACAAGTTTGTGCCGCGACATCACGACGAAATCGACTTAGAGATCGGGGACCCGATATACGTGCAGAAGGAGGCTGACGATCTTTGGTGCGAAG GTGTGAACCTGAGGACTGGCAGACAAGGTATCTTCCCTTCGGCTTACGCGGTGGACATGGACTACAGCGACTTCGATCCTTCGGCTCCGAAGGTGAAACGGGAACGATACCTACTGGGATACCTCGGATCGGTGGAGACTCTTGCTCACAAAGGAACGGGCGTCGTCTGCCAAGCCGTTCGCAGAATCGTCGGTGCCCCGAGTCAGGAATCGCCCGCGTCTCAGAGTTGCATTCTAGAAGTGTCTGACCAGGGTTTGCGGATGGTCGACCGGAGCAAACCGCAG AAAAATCGAGGCCCTTGCCACGACTACTTCTACTCGCTGAAGAACGTCTCGTTTTGCGCTTTTCATCCACGGGACCATCGCTATCTCGGATTCATAACGAAACACCCAACGCTCCAGAGGTTCGCCTGTCACGTATTTATTGGCCAAGAGTCGACGCGACCTGTTGCCGAAGCAGTTGG GAGAGCCTTTCACCGGTTCTACACGAAATTCATCGAGACTGCTTTCCCCATAGAGGACATCTACATAGAGTAA